The stretch of DNA AAGACCTCGAAGCCGCCCACCCCGACCTCGTCACCCCCGACAGCCCTACCCAGCGCGTCGGCGAAAAGCCCGCCACCCAGTTCACCTCCGTTCGCCACAACATCCCCCTCTATAGCCTGGAAAACGCCTTTGACCTGACCGAGTTTCGCGCCTGGGAAGACCGCTGGCGCAGACAGGCCCCCACCGTGGGCAAGGTTGAGTATGTCGCCGAACTCAAAATCGACGGCAACGCCCTCGCCCTCACCTACGAAAACGGGGTGCTGGTACGCGGCGTCACCCGGGGCGACGGCGTTTCGGGCGAAGACATCACCCCCAACGTGCGCACCATTCGCTCTATCCCCCTGCGGCTGAACACCGACACCCCGCCCCCGGTGGTCGAGGTGCGCGGTGAAGCCTTCCTGCCCCTGGACGTGTTTGAGCAGATCAACGCCGAGCGGGAAGCTCGCGGCGAAGCGCTCTTCGCCAACCCCCGCAACGCCGCCGCCGGTACGCTGCGCCAGCTTGACTCCCGCATTGTCGCCGCCCGTCGCTTAGATTTTTTCGCCTACACCGTGCATTTGAGAGATGAGGAGATGAAGGAGAAAGAGCACCCCTCATCCTCCTCACCTTCTTCATCCTCCTCACCTTCCCCGTCCACCCCACCTTCCCCATCCCCCTCACCTTCCCCATCCTCCCAATGGGCCGCCCTCGACCTGCTCCAGACCCTCGGCTTTCGCGTCAACCCCAACCGCCAGCTCTGCCAGTCTGAAACCGAGGTGCAGGCCTACTTTAATGAGTGGGACACTAAACGAGCCCAGCTCTCGTACCTCACCGACGGCGTGGTGGTAAAGCTCAATGATTTTGCCCTGCAGCAGCAATTGGGCTTTACCCAGAAGTTTCCCCGCTGGGCGGTGGCGCTCAAGTACCCCGCCGAGGAGGTGCCCACCCTGCTGGAAGCCGTCAGCTTTCAGGTAGGGCGCACCGGGGCAGTCACCCCCGTGGCCGAGCTGCGCCCGGTGCAGCTCGCCGGAACCACCGTCGCCCGCGCCACCCTGCACAACGCTGACCGCCTGGCCGAACTCGACATTCACCAGGGGGATACGGTGATTGTCCGCAAGGCCGGGGAGATCATCCCCGAAGTGGTGCGGGTGCTGGGTGAGCTGCGGCCCGAGCACGCCACCAAAGCCACCATGCCCACCCACTGCCCCCAGTGCGCCAGTGCCCTGGTCAAGCCCGAGGATGAGGCCGTGACCCGCTGCATCAATAGCTCCTGCCCGGCGATCGTCCAGGGGGCAATTATCCACTGGGCCAGGCGGGATGCCCTCGACATTGAGGGGCTGGGCGAAAAGTGGGTGAAGCAGCTGGTGGAGCAGGGGCTGGTGCAGTCGGTGGCCGACCTCTACGGGCTGACGGTGGAGGCCCTGCTGCCGCTCGATCGCATGGGGCAGAAGTCGGCCCAAAATCTGGTGGACGCGATCGCCGCCTCCAAAACCCGCCCCTGGGCCTCGGTGCTCTACGCCCTGGGCATTCGCCACGTGGGCACCGTCAACGCCAAAACCCTGGCCCAGCACTTTCCCACAGTGGCGGCCCTGGCGACCGCCAGCCCCGATGAAATTGAAGCCGTCCACACCATTGGCCCCGAGATTGCCCAGGCCGTGTTTCAGTGGTTTCGGGTGCCCGCCAACCAAACCCTGATCGATCGCCTCCAGCGAGCGGGTCTACAGCTTGCCGCCAGTCCCGAGGAACAGGCCCAGCTAGCCCCTGGTCCCCTGGCGGGCAAAACCTTCGTGCTGACCGGCACCCTGCCCACCCTCACCCGCCCCGAGGCCAGCGCCATTATCGAAGCCGCCGGGGGCAAGGTCACCAGCAGCGTCAGCAAAGCCACTGACTATCTGGTAGCGGGGGAAAAGGCCGGGTCCAAGCTGACCAAGGCCGAAACCCTGGGCATCGCCATTCTCAGCGAAGCGGAGCTGGTGGCGATGGCAGGTCCACAGACTGCTTAATTAACCCAGGAAATATCGTCTGAATTGGGCTGGGCTGGGGTTTCTGCTGGGGGGGCTGCAACCGGCCCGGGGGGGCTGGGCTGGGCCGAGCCCGCTGGGCTGACGCGATCGCCCTCCGACCGCTTCCGCTTCATAAAGATCGAGGCTGCGGACTCCTCCGGGGCCAGGGATTGCAGAAACCAGTCCAGGGTCTCCTGGGAGAGCCAGCCGCGCAAAACCGCCAGGGCCCCAATTCTCAGCCCTGCCTGCGCCTGCTCCCGCAGCAGGGCGTCTACCTGGTGAGCATCCAGCAGCCCCGCCTGCTGAAAGTAATAGCCGATGGGATTGTCTCGCCCCCCTGCCACAAGCTGCGGCCACTGTTCTGCAAAAAAATCAATGGCGTCGCGCTTGACCCAGCCGCGCAACTCCAGAATGTCGCCAATTCTCAAATCCGGTTGCCACTGCTGATCCTGCAGCACCACCTGGAGCTGGGCTGAGGAGAGCAACCCCGCCCGCTGCAACAGTTCGCCAAGGGGTCTGGTTTGAGTCTGGGCTGGCATAGCTAAGCACTGTATACCTATAGACTATACCCTTGTACCAGAAAACTCTAAAACCGTAGGTTTTTGGTAAACGTTTCAGAAGCTAAGCCTCCTTGCAGGGGTAGGCCCTCAGGATGCAGAGCCGCACCAGCTGGGCCAAACCCTACGGTCCTATTGACCCAGCCTGGCTTTAACCATCGCGAGATATTTTTTTCTGTGCCTATCCACCAAAAATCCCCCTTTATTCGGAAATAAAGAGGGATTCTTAGTTCAAATATTTACTGTTTGGTCATCACACCC from Leptolyngbya sp. KIOST-1 encodes:
- the ligA gene encoding NAD-dependent DNA ligase LigA gives rise to the protein MNQAADETTIARVQTLRAQLQAASYAYYVLDAPDLPDEVYDRLYRELQDLEAAHPDLVTPDSPTQRVGEKPATQFTSVRHNIPLYSLENAFDLTEFRAWEDRWRRQAPTVGKVEYVAELKIDGNALALTYENGVLVRGVTRGDGVSGEDITPNVRTIRSIPLRLNTDTPPPVVEVRGEAFLPLDVFEQINAEREARGEALFANPRNAAAGTLRQLDSRIVAARRLDFFAYTVHLRDEEMKEKEHPSSSSPSSSSSPSPSTPPSPSPSPSPSSQWAALDLLQTLGFRVNPNRQLCQSETEVQAYFNEWDTKRAQLSYLTDGVVVKLNDFALQQQLGFTQKFPRWAVALKYPAEEVPTLLEAVSFQVGRTGAVTPVAELRPVQLAGTTVARATLHNADRLAELDIHQGDTVIVRKAGEIIPEVVRVLGELRPEHATKATMPTHCPQCASALVKPEDEAVTRCINSSCPAIVQGAIIHWARRDALDIEGLGEKWVKQLVEQGLVQSVADLYGLTVEALLPLDRMGQKSAQNLVDAIAASKTRPWASVLYALGIRHVGTVNAKTLAQHFPTVAALATASPDEIEAVHTIGPEIAQAVFQWFRVPANQTLIDRLQRAGLQLAASPEEQAQLAPGPLAGKTFVLTGTLPTLTRPEASAIIEAAGGKVTSSVSKATDYLVAGEKAGSKLTKAETLGIAILSEAELVAMAGPQTA